From a single Ailuropoda melanoleuca isolate Jingjing chromosome 12, ASM200744v2, whole genome shotgun sequence genomic region:
- the DYNLL1 gene encoding dynein light chain 1, cytoplasmic, which yields MCDRKAVIKNADMSEEMQQDSVECATQALEKYNIEKDIAAHIKKEFDKKYNPTWHCIVGRNFGSYVTHETKHFIYFYLGQVAILLFKSG from the exons ATGTGCGACCGAAAGGCCGTGATCAAAAACGCCGATATGTCGGAGGAGATGCAACAGGACtcggtggagtgtgcgactcaGGCGTTGGAGAAATATAACATAGAGAAGGACATTGCGGCCCATATTAAAAAG gAGTTTGACAAGAAGTACAACCCCACCTGGCACTGCATCGTGGGGAGGAACTTCGGTAGTTATGTGACCCATGAAACCAAACACTTCATCTACTTCTACCTGGGCCAAGTGGCCATTCTTCTTTTCAAATCTGGTTAA